The Gossypium hirsutum isolate 1008001.06 chromosome D06, Gossypium_hirsutum_v2.1, whole genome shotgun sequence genome contains the following window.
CGTTTCTTTTGTAAGTCTACTTTCTTGTCCAACTGCCTTCATTTCCCCACTCCTCGATTTATTTCTTATGGAAATGTATTTCTTTAACTCCTCGATTTACACAATTGCAGAATGATGATGCTGGAGGAAGAGCAGATTTCATTCCGATCAGCATCACTTATGTTTGATGGTGTGGAAGACTATTCCCATCAGATTGCTGAAATGATTGGATTGAGAAATGAATCTAACTTCATACAAGCTGGGGTAAGTGGGACTTTTCCTACCTCGGATCATATTTGTACACTGTTCCATTGTTCTAGTAAGGTTATAGTTGTTATTTCCTTTATCACTTGACACTTGACGGCATggacaattttttattatttttttgggccAACTACGAGTAACTTTTTTATGATACGTTTAATTGCCACCCTTGGTTTGCACATTGCAATCTTGGTAATATGGGCTAAATTAGCTTAAACCCTTCCTAGTATCTACTATGAAGAAGACTGGTATTTCGCAGTGCCATCATTTCATTAGTTTCTTCTGCATTAAAAATAATAGCAGTTAGTGTTTCTAGTCCCCTTGCGCTGTCTGAGTTTAAAACTACTGTTGCAGGTCAGAACCATCTTGGATATAGGATGTGGTTATGGAAGCTTTGGAGCACATCTTTTTTCCAAACAGCTCTTAACCATGTGCATTGCAAATTATGAGTCATCAGGCAGTCAAGTCCAACTCACTCTAGAAAGGGGCCTTCCTGCAATGATCGGTTCTTTCAATTCAAAACAATTGCCATATCCATCTCTTTCGTTTGATATGCTGCATTGTGCACGCTGCGGTATTGACTGGGATGAAAAAGGTATCAGTTAACTGTTTAAAACTTGCTTATATAGAATTTGCTGCTTCTTTCCCCATCTTTTCATCCCTCTCCCCCTACCCAAGCATGTTCATTGTTCTATATATGATAACCGCTAGCTGAAATGAAAGGTCCTACAAATTTGCCTCACCTTTATCAACTtgtgttttctttagttttgatCTGTGACCATATTTTCACTTCTATATGCTACTTCTGCCAATGTTTTTGTATTTGAGCCTTTCGTAATTAACATTTTATGCTAAATGTGTGCTACAGATGGTATTTTCTTGATTGAAGTTGATAGAGTTCTAAAGCCTGGTGGATACTTTGTATGGACTTCACCTCTTACAAATGTTCAGAGTTTTCTTCGTAACAAAGAGAAGCAGAAAAGGTGGAACTTTGTTCGTGATTTTGCAGAAAATCTCTGCTGGGAGTTGATGTCACAACAAGAGGAAACTGTGTTGTGGAAAAAGACcagtaaaaaaaattgttacaaTTCCAGGTAAGgcaattttcttttgatttacaTTCATTTTCTTCAAAAGTGAATGTATTTTGACCAAATGAATTATTGGAACAATCCTAATAATTATTGGAACAATCCTAATAACCTAACTATTTGTGTCCAGGAAGCCTGGTTCTGGTCCTCCTATTTGTAGCAAAGGACAAGACGTTGAATCTCCATATTATCGACCTCTGCAGAACTGTATAGGTGGTACGCATAGCCGCCGATGGCTTCCTATTGAGGAGAGACCCACCTGGCCTTCTAGGTCTAACTTGAACAAGAATGAACTTGCTCTTTATGGTAATTTGATGCTCTTTGTATGCTAGGCACCAATATAAGAAATTTCGGTCTgttacctttttttatttatctgtTTGCTTATATTTTGGCAGGATTACACTCCGAAGAACTCAATGAGGATACCACAGACTCTAGAACAGCTGTTCGTAATTACTGGTCACTGCTGTCACCCCTAATATTCTCGGATCATCCAAAGAGACCTGGTGACGAGGATCCTTCTCCACCTTATAACATGCTCAGAAATGTTCTAGATATGAATGCTCGTTATGGTGGTTTAAATGCTGCATTACTGGAAGCAGGGAAGTCTGTCTGGGTTATGAATGTAGTCTCAACAAGTGGACCTAACTACCTTCCCCTCATTCTTGACAGGGGCTATGTTGGTGTATTACATGATTGGTATGTCTCTTCTCTAGCTAAACTTTTTAAGGTTTTGTTCTATTGTCGTAATACACCCTTATCGTAATTGTATGCATCCTGCATTACTCATATAAGACTTAAATTGAGCAACTCTATTTGAGGATGTCTATTCTGTTTATGGTTTGGTGTCAATGAAACTTGAATGAAGTTAGGACATAGTGTTACTTCTATTTCACAGTTGATTAACTGCTCTTACTTTTAAAGATGTGATATGCTTTGCCATTGAAGCATTTTCCAGCAACATATGCGTTTCACTTTTCATGTTTTCATGTCTTATGATCCATCTGTATCTCTTTCAGGTGTGAAGCATTTCCAACATATCCTAGAACTTATGACATGGTCCACGCAGATGGACTTCTATCCCTTGAGACTAGTCAACATCGGAGATGCACCATGCTTGATCTATTCACTGAGATAGATCGGTTGCTTCGTCCTGAGGTACTACAACTAAGCTATCAATTATCAATCCGGGCCTCCTTTAGCTCCTTTTATGGTTACCTTACTGTTTCTAAACCCATGACTAGACCTTTCAAATGGTTCCTATCATTTTGTCAGCTACTGCTATGTTCTAATATGTGATACATGTGATGGTTGGTGCAGGGTTGGATACTAATCCGTGACGCCGCTCCTCTTGTTGAATCAGCCAGAGCTCTAACGACACGGTTGAAGTGGGATGCCAGAATCATAGAAATTGAAAGTAACAGCGATGAGAGGCTCCTCATTTGTCAGAAACCTTTCTTCAAGAAGCAAGCAATGTGAGAACAATTTCTCCATTAAACCCTAGTTTATGTCTTGGTATTCAAACTCCTTCTGTGCAAGTTACCTAATCATCATAAAGCTCCACCATGGAAAGAGGAATACCATATATTTTGAACAGAAAGAAGCAAGAAAAAAATGAACCAATGGTGACAACAACTCCTATGGAGCCGTAAGGCGAACATAGGGCCTTGTAATTACTCGATTGAGGTACCATTGCAAGTGAGAACTATAGGGtgagattttaaaaattttcatgtttacgTCTCATTATGATTATACAAACACATGATTAAGATTGTGAAAGATGATTACAGAATAAGCAAGTGCTGTTAGCTGTGCAgtatagaaaacaaaaaaaaaaagaaaaagaaaaaaggagggATTTCTTGACAGTGTCATTTATGATGAAGTTTTTTATTCTTCATTTTATTATTCTCTATGATACCATTTATATTCAATGAAGGAAACTCATACTGAATAGTTTTTATTCATTGAACTTGTGCTTTTGTCAGATGTAGTTGAATGTTGTGTATGCAGTATTGTATGTATATGGAAAGCATATAGCAGATCATTAAAGTTGCAGAAATGAATGCATGTGATTCACAGTTATGGTGCATGGATGTGAAAATGCAGTGTTAGATGGTGGGGGGCTTGGACCTTCCATATCTAATGCAGTGTtatattggaatttaatttgAGCGTTGAGTATTGTACTGGATTGAGAAGTATACTTAACAAATGGAAGAATCTGCAGGGATCAAATGATAAGGATAGGTAGTACATTTTGGTTGGTTGATGAAAATGCTTGCATTCAATGCCCCTTCATTAAGCTAATGACGTCAAAGTATTGCACTAATCTTTGGTACCATCATTCAAGCTTTCTATGATTCAATGCTATATATCTACTTTTgataacttattcaattaatttttgtttttaatgttaagttaataaaatattcattatttttaaacattgTTTAGTAAAAACTTTCAACTGTTAGAACCATTTGATACATTTCTCCACTCAACTTTATATGATTCAAGTTGCTTTTGGCCAACtatattttaaaaggttaaattctaCTTTTAGTCCCATATGTTATggattcaatattaatattttattttggtcattttcaggTCTT
Protein-coding sequences here:
- the LOC107901463 gene encoding probable pectin methyltransferase QUA2 isoform X2 codes for the protein MSRPLPLHRGVSGMRNLSNSNDFWDSEVKDKTEKEDLDRNRASDQSYLSLSVGSPRSRHKLTVLFLKLSLVVIVILALTGSFWWTLSISTLSRGHIFHGYRRLQEQLVLDLWDIGELSLGASRMKEIDFCPEESENHIPCFNISENLALGYSDGSEYDRQCGQGSRQSCLVLPPVNYKIPLRWPTGRDVIWVANVKITGQEVFTSGSLTKRMMMLEEEQISFRSASLMFDGVEDYSHQIAEMIGLRNESNFIQAGVRTILDIGCGYGSFGAHLFSKQLLTMCIANYESSGSQVQLTLERGLPAMIGSFNSKQLPYPSLSFDMLHCARCGIDWDEKDGIFLIEVDRVLKPGGYFVWTSPLTNVQSFLRNKEKQKRWNFVRDFAENLCWELMSQQEETVLWKKTSKKNCYNSRKPGSGPPICSKGQDVESPYYRPLQNCIGGTHSRRWLPIEERPTWPSRSNLNKNELALYGLHSEELNEDTTDSRTAVRNYWSLLSPLIFSDHPKRPGDEDPSPPYNMLRNVLDMNARYGGLNAALLEAGKSVWVMNVVSTSGPNYLPLILDRGYVGVLHDWCEAFPTYPRTYDMVHADGLLSLETSQHRRCTMLDLFTEIDRLLRPEGWILIRDAAPLVESARALTTRLKWDARIIEIESNSDERLLICQKPFFKKQAM
- the LOC107901463 gene encoding probable pectin methyltransferase QUA2 isoform X1, which gives rise to MSRPLPLHRGVSGMRNLSNSNDFWDSEVKDKTEKEDLDRNRASDQSYLSLRFPFRLLCPDNSPSKYGITENGFASDPFSVGSPRSRHKLTVLFLKLSLVVIVILALTGSFWWTLSISTLSRGHIFHGYRRLQEQLVLDLWDIGELSLGASRMKEIDFCPEESENHIPCFNISENLALGYSDGSEYDRQCGQGSRQSCLVLPPVNYKIPLRWPTGRDVIWVANVKITGQEVFTSGSLTKRMMMLEEEQISFRSASLMFDGVEDYSHQIAEMIGLRNESNFIQAGVRTILDIGCGYGSFGAHLFSKQLLTMCIANYESSGSQVQLTLERGLPAMIGSFNSKQLPYPSLSFDMLHCARCGIDWDEKDGIFLIEVDRVLKPGGYFVWTSPLTNVQSFLRNKEKQKRWNFVRDFAENLCWELMSQQEETVLWKKTSKKNCYNSRKPGSGPPICSKGQDVESPYYRPLQNCIGGTHSRRWLPIEERPTWPSRSNLNKNELALYGLHSEELNEDTTDSRTAVRNYWSLLSPLIFSDHPKRPGDEDPSPPYNMLRNVLDMNARYGGLNAALLEAGKSVWVMNVVSTSGPNYLPLILDRGYVGVLHDWCEAFPTYPRTYDMVHADGLLSLETSQHRRCTMLDLFTEIDRLLRPEGWILIRDAAPLVESARALTTRLKWDARIIEIESNSDERLLICQKPFFKKQAM